A part of Bremerella cremea genomic DNA contains:
- a CDS encoding DUF3987 domain-containing protein, whose product MNSLPHPSVPPAGTSSDFPLPCFPTWHLPPAVRDYVIGEATASQTPDAVAATLVLGVCSAAIGGKVSIAARPGCSQPSNLFVAAINDGTNHEASLFTRIRRPLEVIEMGRVNAARSVQAEEKSRLRQAHLRLRELERDFARPQAFALAKEIADNPLLPVPRLILDDSSTAKLSTVLAQQQGHIARFSGVAAVRELLAGSAAQSNLARQELYRKAYRGESITLDQPGGQRVALQQTAITCVCAIPRSAVEGLHKRPQQSRGVTDCFLLAMPKSKLGQRKIAPPAVAEACNQQYATLVQDLIAIEGHATLRLSDAARHSFEAWEAEVETMLAPDAPLASFAAWGDNLTGNTLRIAAVLHCIRQQKEGELPDTDVSAETIEAAIGIAQFFLAHTVAALQTMQNAPPKPEPQTPPAASDNRSPVPTPADADQLLPNNESVDQQQSASPTKFVAPAKPLLTEGSQPDWAASPKPLSMNPGQHVCTSNTSEQPPPRPGRPPRKFRGKPVGSGKRKH is encoded by the coding sequence ATGAATTCTTTGCCTCATCCCAGCGTGCCCCCGGCTGGCACATCGTCTGATTTTCCGCTTCCTTGTTTTCCGACTTGGCATTTACCGCCAGCGGTGCGTGACTATGTCATTGGCGAAGCGACCGCTTCGCAGACGCCTGATGCGGTGGCGGCGACCTTGGTTTTGGGGGTTTGCAGTGCGGCGATTGGGGGCAAGGTAAGCATTGCGGCCCGGCCTGGTTGCTCGCAGCCAAGCAACTTGTTTGTGGCCGCCATCAACGACGGAACCAACCACGAAGCCAGTCTCTTCACGCGAATTCGGCGACCGCTGGAAGTGATTGAAATGGGGCGAGTCAACGCCGCCCGCAGCGTTCAAGCCGAAGAAAAGTCACGTCTGCGTCAGGCCCACCTTCGCCTCCGCGAACTGGAACGGGACTTCGCCCGGCCGCAAGCATTTGCCTTGGCAAAAGAGATCGCCGACAACCCGCTGCTGCCGGTCCCTCGGTTGATTCTCGACGATAGCAGTACGGCCAAGCTCAGTACGGTTCTGGCCCAGCAGCAAGGGCACATCGCCCGCTTCTCTGGCGTGGCCGCCGTGCGCGAACTTTTGGCCGGCAGCGCGGCTCAAAGTAATCTGGCTCGGCAAGAGCTTTATCGCAAAGCGTACCGGGGCGAAAGTATCACGCTCGATCAGCCAGGCGGACAGCGAGTGGCGCTCCAGCAAACGGCCATCACCTGCGTCTGTGCGATCCCTCGTTCCGCCGTTGAAGGTTTGCACAAACGCCCGCAGCAGAGCAGGGGAGTCACCGATTGTTTTCTGCTGGCCATGCCAAAAAGCAAGCTGGGGCAACGCAAGATCGCTCCGCCAGCGGTCGCGGAAGCTTGTAACCAGCAGTACGCCACCCTGGTGCAAGACTTAATTGCGATCGAAGGGCACGCCACGCTCCGGCTCAGCGATGCTGCTCGGCACAGCTTCGAGGCGTGGGAGGCCGAAGTCGAAACGATGCTGGCCCCCGATGCCCCGCTGGCCTCGTTTGCAGCTTGGGGCGACAACCTCACCGGCAACACGCTGCGAATCGCCGCCGTGCTGCATTGCATCCGTCAACAAAAGGAAGGCGAATTACCTGATACAGACGTTTCCGCCGAAACCATCGAAGCCGCGATCGGCATCGCCCAGTTCTTCCTGGCCCACACCGTCGCCGCCCTGCAAACGATGCAAAACGCTCCCCCCAAGCCCGAACCCCAAACTCCACCAGCCGCCAGCGATAACCGGTCGCCCGTTCCCACGCCAGCCGACGCCGACCAGCTTCTCCCTAACAACGAATCGGTCGACCAACAGCAATCCGCTTCGCCCACAAAATTCGTGGCACCGGCAAAACCTCTCCTCACCGAAGGCAGCCAGCCTGACTGGGCCGCTTCACCAAAACCTCTTTCTATGAACCCAGGTCAACACGTTTGCACCTCCAACACCTCGGAACAACCACCACCCCGGCCAGGCCGTCCCCCAAGAAAGTTTCGCGGCAAACCGGTCGGCAGTGGCAAACGAAAGCACTGA
- a CDS encoding nucleotidyltransferase domain-containing protein, with protein MSTHHPENLIYSAGTQVVTLREVVGQAGRVLHPRGAVGVVVKSPVDLTHDYRVRFLDGVEDMLKPSEISQLAFFKEGQLSAGRGLDQHGDLYQQVIYQCIIGSQAYGLADEGSDIDRRGIYLPTAEQHWSLAGVPEQIECDETQEAYWEVQKFLVLALKANPNVLECLYSPLVEKATPLAQKLLDMRSIFLSKLVFQTYNGYVFSQFKKMQADIRNQGRVKWKHVMHLIRLLMSGIHVLREGHVQVRVEEHREQLLAIKRGEVPWDETEKLRAELHRQFTDAVAKTRLPDRPNYETANAFLMTARREAAGLLVEGNEARERPDGSV; from the coding sequence ATGTCCACCCATCATCCTGAAAACTTGATCTACTCGGCCGGCACCCAGGTTGTGACCTTGCGCGAGGTGGTGGGCCAGGCGGGGCGGGTGTTGCATCCTCGGGGGGCGGTGGGTGTGGTGGTGAAGTCGCCGGTCGATTTAACGCACGACTATCGCGTCCGTTTTTTAGACGGCGTGGAAGATATGCTCAAACCGAGCGAGATTTCGCAATTGGCCTTCTTCAAAGAAGGACAACTCAGCGCCGGGCGAGGGCTCGATCAGCATGGCGATTTGTACCAACAGGTGATCTACCAGTGCATCATCGGTTCGCAGGCATACGGCCTGGCGGACGAGGGGTCGGATATCGATCGGCGGGGGATTTATTTGCCGACGGCCGAGCAGCATTGGTCGTTGGCAGGCGTGCCAGAACAGATCGAGTGCGACGAAACGCAAGAAGCTTATTGGGAAGTACAGAAATTTCTGGTGCTGGCCTTGAAAGCGAACCCGAACGTGCTGGAATGTCTCTATTCTCCGTTGGTCGAAAAGGCGACGCCGCTGGCGCAGAAGCTGCTTGACATGCGGTCGATCTTCCTGTCGAAGCTGGTGTTCCAGACTTATAACGGCTATGTGTTTTCGCAGTTCAAAAAAATGCAAGCCGACATCCGCAATCAGGGACGCGTGAAATGGAAACACGTGATGCACCTGATCCGCTTGCTGATGTCTGGCATTCATGTCCTGCGCGAAGGACACGTTCAGGTCCGCGTCGAAGAGCACCGCGAGCAACTACTGGCCATCAAACGAGGCGAAGTCCCCTGGGATGAAACCGAAAAGCTACGGGCTGAGCTGCATCGGCAGTTCACCGACGCCGTCGCGAAAACCCGTTTGCCAGATCGACCGAATTATGAAACCGCGAATGCGTTTTTGATGACAGCTCGGCGTGAGGCTGCCGGTTTGTTGGTTGAGGGGAACGAAGCAAGAGAAAGACCAGATGGATCGGTTTAA